The Panulirus ornatus isolate Po-2019 chromosome 19, ASM3632096v1, whole genome shotgun sequence genome includes the window AAGGAATTGCATTATTGCTAAAACATGTTTACAATTTTTTTCCCATTTGAATGGAAGAAATGTATACAAATGAACAAACATATCATGCCTTGATGCATTGCTGATGTTAATGCGTAGATATCCTTATCACTAGTGGATGCACTGAACAAGTGATGGAGGAAAAGGGAGTTTAAGTGGGGAAGGGAGACAATTGATATACATTTACAGTGCTTATCACTGTTTATTAAACTCATATAAAACTAGAGTATATGTACAAACAGGTGAGCAACCATAACTTATAAGGACGTGTTATGGCACTGAAGATAATTTGTAAGTGCACTGACCAGAAGCATGCTCCAACTGGACTGTACAATGTATCGGTTGATTCACAGTGACAGACAAGCCTAGTCTCCTATTCTATCCAGTTACCCCTCTTATTAAGTATTAACTAAGCTGCCTGATGAGTGTGGTATTTTGCTGTTTCATGTATGTTCCATACATAGTCAGATACTGAACATTTGCCACAGGAACATATTGGGTTTCACTTGCCTGTATAATTGTTACTTAACAACAGGTTTTCCAGGAACATAATCCCTTTTCTAAGCTGGGTCTAGGTGTAGAGGGAGAGCTAAATCCTATTCGTTCTATTTTTAAGACTACTTATTTTGCAAGTATATAtttgctgtgtaggtatgtatatttgcgtgtgtggacgtgtgtatgtacatgtgtatgggggggggggggttgggccatttctttcgtctgtttccttgcgctacctcgcaaacgcgggagacagcgacaaagtataaaaaaaaaaaaaaaaaaaaattgcatctaAGTGTTTGTACTTGATCTTCTAATCTTCCATGAGCTTGAACTCCTTCAGTAACTGTTCTTGTTGGATCCGTATTTGATTTATTTGTATGTACAAGACTTTGTTGTTCAGCATTGTTGACTGTGGCTACTGCAGAATTACAATTTGCCCCTAGTAAGGCACTTTTCAACTGATTTGATAAAGAAATGGTAATTTTTTGTTTTAGCATACAAAAGAGcttttattttctaaaaaaaaaagaatctcgcTTATCACCCCACATGCATTTGATTTTATTTAATGAATATTAATGTTGCAGCACTACCAGTGGTATGATATACATGTCCCTATGCATTCACAGTATAGTTTCTGATAAATgtttaattatttatatttatcatttacatatttatatgaatatctatctgtatctcttattgcatgttcccaactggaacttcctcaagggagtggccatggcaatagtctttATAactaaactccagtgccacttcttatccttcagTGCCTCAACCTTAATAGATCTCTGGCAAAGAGCGACTCTTAGCACAGTGTTTGTGGGGgtttctaccttatgttcctactgacaGCTTCTGCCTAATGCTTGTCCCCAATGCTCTTGCccactactactatctaatgctcgtGCTGAAGTGTTCATACCTATTACTTCTGTCTATtgttcctaacattttgccaaaaggctaggCTGGCACATGTGctagttaaatgttgtcaagtgttttgtatgacaaggagagattatatattTCTGAACAATGCCAGgaatccacatgtgggtgagccagaaagaaatgacagctacatgggtcacaggtgtgcaacttgacaattCATTGTACATTTGCTTTGCTCCTTGGGCATTGCAAAGATTTGCATACTTCACTTAGATAAATCTAAGAGCTTGTTACTTAATCCTCAGTTTATGAGTTACAATCTGCCCAGATACATATGTTGCCATTTTCTGTGAAATCCATTGATAACATTGAGTTGGTTGGTTTGCACTTGAATACGCATTACTTATGTTATCTCTATTAGGATGTACCTCCCTTTTTATTGTACTTTAAgactttactattattattctgaTCTTCTCTACTCCATTCTTTCAATTTTGTGGCATTTAGACATATAGTCGCGTATTATGCCAATTCCATCTCCTCACCCTAAAACTCTTAACCCTACAGAAAAGCCGTAGCTTTGTCAGAGACCGTAATATAGAACTAATCTTAGTAAAGAAGGAAGATGGACCTTTCTGGCCACAACTTCTCAAACAGAAATTGAAACAGCACTGGCTTAAGGTAGACTTcagcaggtggaaggatgaagatgatagtgatgatgaagctGAAGGTCAGAACCATGACCTTGAGGAGGTGGGTAACTCGTCTAGGATATATTACTaagcatggttgtttaatttgtttatggatggggttgttagggaggtgaatgcaagagttttggaaagaggggcaaggatgaagtctgttggggatgagagagcttgggaagtgagtcagttgttgttcgctgatgatacagcgctggtggctgattcatgtgagaaactgcagaagctggtgactgagtttggtaaagtgtgtgaaagaagaaagttaagagtaaatgtgaataagagcaaggttattaggtacagtagggttgagggtcaagtcaattgggaggtgagtttgaatggagaaaaactggaggaagtgaagtgttttagatatctgggagtggatctggcagcggatggaaacatggaagcggaagtggatcatagggtgggggagggggcgaaaattctgggagccttgaagaatgtgtggaagtcgagaacattatctcggaaagcaaaaatgggtatgtttgaaggaatagtggttccaacaatgttgtatggttgcgaggcgtggactatggatagagttgtgcgcaggaggatggatgtgctggaaatgagatgtttgaggacaatgtgtggtgtgaggtggtttgatcgagtaagtaacgtaagggtaagagagatgtgtggaaataaaaagagcgtggttgagagagcagaagagggtgttttgaaatggtttggtcacatggagagaatgagtgaggaaagattgaccaagaggatatatgtgtcggaggtggagggaacgaggagaagagggagaccaaattggaggtggaaagatggagtgaaaaagattttgtgtgatcggggcctgaacatgcaggagggtgaaaggagggcaaggaatagagtgaattggagcgatgtggtataccggggttgacgtgctgtcagtggattgaatcaaggcatgtgaagcgtctggggtaaaccatggaaagctgtataggtatgtatatttgcgtgtgtggacgtatgtatatacatgtgtatgggggtgggttgggccatttctttcgtctgtttccttgcgctacctcgcaaacgcgggagacagcgtcaaaaaaaaaaaaattagatttgtaGTAAGAAATGGTGTTTAGTTTTCATTGTCTCATATATTTCATCGAAAATGTTAGATTGTGATCATTCTTTTTGAAGATCTTGGGTTTAAAAACCTAATTCAAAATACTGAACTTCAGATGATGCGTCAAATGGGTAATTTGGGAGGAGAAGACAGCCGGCCATCTTTGGACGACCTTGAAGATGAGGATGACTCAGATGATGAAGATCTCCCAGAtttggagtaatgtcatctccaGCCTGCAGGTCTGAAGAAGAGCACTTGTATTTGGATTTTTATTTGTTTCAATGATTTTGTTGGATTattgcagattttttttctttcagtgtggAACTGATGTAGAATTAATGTTTTATCTGTAGGGATTATTATCGGTTTATGTTTATTATGTAAAAGAAAGGAATGTAATAGTACCAGTAAGAAGCACAGAAATCAGATGAAGCGAGAAGTGAATGGGTATAGGAAGTTAGCTTGAAAAAGTGTGTTCGTGTAACAGATGACCAAACTGGGAGTGTTATTCCACCAAAATTGAAAGAAATAAAACTGTTTACCAGAATGGTCATAAGGGCATAGAGTACTTAGGTAATGTGATAGGTAAAAAGCTATTTCCATTGATAAGCTCTAGGAACCTTCCTACTCATACTCTTCACCAGATGTTTTCATGTACTTATATTGTGAAAAGTTTAACATTTCTAAAGATAATTGTTTTTCAGCCTATGTATGAAATAGTGTAGAGTTTGAAATTAAGTATAAAAACAAATCTTGCATCTAATCAACCACACACTGGATTTAACCATGAAAAGTGTAACGATTTTAAGTGTAAACTTATTTACTCCTAACATTCTTCCACGTCAAAGAGTACGGTTTATGGTCCAACCTCTTTGGATGTCTACTGCTCTCCCTCTTACATTCTACTGGACTACACTATATACCTTTTGAACAGCCTATTTGTCATGCATTCATCATGATTataccatcctaaaagacttAGAATCCATGCACTCTTCTAATAACTTTACATCAAGTGTCTATTgttcttattcatttttactGTTTTTACATTTTAACCTATCATGACCCATAAACTCTAggatttttcatacttaattgttTGGGTGAATACTCCATGGCAGCAGCTTGCACATGCTGTGCTCAAATTCATATTCACTGGATCTTTCAGTGCATGACTCTGCTTACAACAATGTAAACTGAGGATGTCAATGGGAATGGGCTGTCATAAGATAATCAAAGGAAGAAAATTTGGTTTTTAGAATATTAAAGAAACTACAGTTAAGGAAAATTTGATGTACTGAAGCCAAGTGATCTCTTGTAGAAAGCCTTTTTTAAATTGTTTGGAGGTATAATTGTATTTAGTTTTCCATTTGTAGTTTCTAGAGTATCCTCTGATGCATAAACCAATGATAGttttatacattgtgtatgatatGGAATGAGATATTGATTGATATGGATGAAGCCATGGGTAGTGATTTCGATAATTTTTTGCCTTATTTATTCTACATGTAGATTTACATAGGGAGGGATGTAATTGGATGTATTATTGACAAAGTTTatttaaattttttgtttttattggcAGAGGCCTTCGCGGACCACTTCTGTTCATGGGGGCAAGAAAGCAACATGTCACGGTCAGCAGTGCTGTAGCTTCCTAAGTCAGAGTGTGCAGATTCCATTGTCAACCTGCCAAGGGACAACTTTGATAAGTGGGATTCATCTGAGGTGGAACAAAACAAAGATGATTATCCTGTGGGGCTTCATGCGCGTGAAGGATGTGTGACTACCTGCCCTCATCTGAAGGAGTGCAGTGCAGATGGACTAGTAGCTTTATACCTTTCCAATACAAGGAAAAAACATACCAGACCCCCTTTTCAGTTTGCATAAGTAATGGATAAGAACCAAGCTTGCACCAAACAACCTTGACAGCTTTTATAGAAAAAATACCAAAGTTTGTTCTACTGGCAAGGGTTCCTGTTTAGAATCCTTAATCCAAGTGTATGTTGGTGGTATTAAATTTAGAAGTAACCTTATTTCCATTTATACGATGGGTGGGGTAAGTAGATGGTCCTTGTTATTTATAGTGAAGGAAGTTTTTAATGTGGCATTACTTTGTCAGAGAagtgaatatcttttcttttacccCAGATAGGTTGCCCTATTTATGTTAAACCAAAGCATGGAGGTTTGAAGTGTTTTATGAACGTTATAGCAAACTGATTTTTTGGTTTAACAGGGTGATTACATGATTTACAAAATATGGTTTGGAAAGAATACCTGaatgtaatataataatgatgttgagttAATTTCGTACGTTTTGTAAAATGGATGTGGTTAGATGTGAGAAGGTGATCTTGACCTGTGTAAGTGAATCAAACAAGGACTATGTTTCTAATTATGACCCTTAATACTTAATGCTTGAACGTTTTTTGAGGAACTAGTACCTGAAATTGGCACTCATGAAGAATTATTAATAAGATCCTTTGTTTATATTAAAGATGAAAATGgtttgttcatatatatttttcttcattggctctgttcttaatgctacctcgctaaggcgggagaagcAGGAAAGTATAAGGTGTATGTGTACATTTCTAGTATGAgaattttttatgtatatttcatgtatgtatgtatctaaaaGAAAGTTATGAAACCAGTCTGCAACATCATGGAAATTGTATTCCCAAGATCACCTTTTAACACAACACCACATGTCTCGGTTTAACTTCCAATACACAAATCACAAGTCAAGTTGTTTCAATTATCATCCAGTTAATGTATAGTATATTGAAAGGAGTATGATGGCCAAAAGATAGAGATTTGTGGTGAGATTCAAATGTAGAGTTGGCTGTTTTGAAATTGAACTTATTTTATGTAATGCAGTATGTAGTATACTTGCTTTGCCTTGCCAAAGTATTGTTCTGGTCCAAGTTGTTACCCCTAAACATCAGCATTTTTCATTTGATATAATGAAAGTTTTGATTAATTGTGAAAACTTTTATTTTAATCCTTCACTTGAACTATGATTTTTTTGTATGTTCACTGGAAATCAGTTTATGTTATACAAAGAAAGGTAATTGagctatatttatttattctctgGTTGTTTTAATGTTACAAGGTCTGTCTTTAATATGCTGTCTGGGCTCTGGATTATAAGTACACCATTCATTTATTTCATGCTGTTTATGttcttgttttttcttctgtttgtCTCATCATAAAGATAACTTCATTTTGTGCACATCCTGACTGGTCAGATGTTTTGTCATGGTAATTCATTGAATGACTGACATTctgattggggagaagcagtgtttTTATAATAGATAAAGGGTTTTTGGACCATGGGTTTATTATGAAAAATTTGTGTGAAGTACAGTGAGGTGCAATTTTTCCATTTTTATACTTTTATGCCATTTCCCAATGGCTGTCATGTTCAATATACCAAAACCACATTCTCTTATCCACAAAAAGACCTACAGACTTGTAAGAGGATTCTCCTGACTGTTTCTGATTCCTTGATTCAGTTTGCTAATAGCATATCACCCCCTCGtaacacattgctccagttcatccTATACCTTGGacagctttcatcctcctgcattttcaggccaaGCACAAAATCTTAACCCCCATCCTtccataatcatttcaatctcccccttctctcttgcCCTTCCACTTTTAACATATatcttttgtcaacctttcctcatttattttttccctttgtccgaaccatttcagcacatcctcttcagctctacCACTTTCCTGTTACTTAGGCTTGCTTAACTTGTATGACCAACCCTctgcacaccacatattttcctcaaacatgtcattccAAACATTCACTCTAGTTTCATATGTCATATGTCATACATTAATGAGACTACTATAACTACCCTTTTTATTTTACCTTCTCTGCATATTTGTTAATGTTTCCAGAACTTTTGTAGCCTCATCCGCTGTATGACTTCCCTTAtcatctgtggttgtgtgtgctgccatgtccactgctaaaccttcaccaccacatcaaccctGTGATGCATCTTAATTTCCATTTGCTTTACTTCATACTTCATAATTAACATGTCTCGTTTTGCTGTTTAATCCAGTAACCTTGATTTTGTTCACATTTTTTCTTGCATTTGCTATCCTTTCACactcactcccaaactcagagacCAGGTTTTGCAGTTACTCGTTTCAATCTACCATCTGCAAACTGACTTGCCTCCCTggcccttccacctccaagaaGACTGTATACCAGCCTGTCGTCAAGACCTATTCAACTGGAACTACTTCCCTCATCTCTTTCTACTTAATGCATGTCTTACTCTTGATAAAACTCACTGCTGTAGTCAAACCAAATAGACTTTTTAGTTTATACATTTTATTCGATATGTTCTATCCATAGTagcatacatttcttttttgttttgtgccTCTTCACCACATTCCCATGTACTACTACTGATTTGACAGGGAAAAGGGAGACAAACCAGTTACCTTTTACAGATGACTTCATTGGTGACAGACTcggagagaaaataagaaagagtTAAACCTTGGGAGTGTGGAGAGAAAATTGAAAAGTGAAAGATGAAATGGTGCACAAGGGAGATAAAGCAGAATGGTTTTACGATAGTTAATTTGGGAGACTTGAAAGAAGCTGTGCCATGAGTGTTTGAGACTGAGGGGACTGGTTGGAAGAGGGTCTTTGATTCTGAATACAGTAaggagtgtatgaaaggaaagtgTCAATGTCTGCCGTGGCAAaactgggtatat containing:
- the p23 gene encoding prostaglandin E synthase 3 isoform X2; translated protein: MRTLPPPVAWAQRKNLVFLTICVEDCRNPTINIEESKIYFKGTGGTEKKDYEYTYDLYQDIDTQKSRSFVRDRNIELILVKKEDGPFWPQLLKQKLKQHWLKVDFSRWKDEDDSDDEAEGQNHDLEEMMRQMGNLGGEDSRPSLDDLEDEDDSDDEDLPDLE
- the p23 gene encoding prostaglandin E synthase 3 isoform X1: MVADPLTSRSTNIPLPHRTPNTMSTQQTLPPPVAWAQRKNLVFLTICVEDCRNPTINIEESKIYFKGTGGTEKKDYEYTYDLYQDIDTQKSRSFVRDRNIELILVKKEDGPFWPQLLKQKLKQHWLKVDFSRWKDEDDSDDEAEGQNHDLEEMMRQMGNLGGEDSRPSLDDLEDEDDSDDEDLPDLE